The following proteins are co-located in the Sulfurovum sp. TSL6 genome:
- the pckA gene encoding phosphoenolpyruvate carboxykinase (ATP), with product MSTKTPNGLDKLGLKDIGDVYYNLSYDELQAHEVNSGECKISTSGTAMCDTGIFTGRSPKDKYFVDQAPSNEHIAWGDINAKIDKEIYDELLDLILTQLSGKNIYVTDVYAGASAASKRSVRFVTEVAWQAHFVKNMFIRPTESELERFEPDFTVYNACKAVDEKYKEHGLNSDVFVVFNVEENVGIIGGTWYGGEMKKGIFSMMNYWLPLEGKLSMHCSANVGKEGDVCLFFGLSGTGKTTLSTDPQRALIGDDEHGWDNHGVFNFEGGCYAKVINLDEKSEPEIYGAIVKDALLENVVADDNGEVDYTDGSKTENTRVSYPIEHIENHKKDLQAGHPNNIIFLSADAFGVLPPVSKLTKEQAMYYFLSGYTAKVAGTERGITEPVATFSACFGEAFLPLHPTVYAKLLGEKIDEHGVNVYLVNTGWTGGPYGTGKRMSIKNTRACIDGILSGAILDTEFETLDTFNLAIPKTLDGVDTAVLNPRNTWEDKDEYDAMLAKLAGMFQENFHRYDGNGDEFDFASAGPQL from the coding sequence ATGAGTACTAAAACGCCCAACGGACTTGATAAACTAGGATTGAAAGATATCGGAGATGTCTATTACAATTTAAGTTATGACGAGTTGCAAGCGCACGAAGTAAACAGCGGAGAGTGTAAGATCTCAACATCAGGTACAGCAATGTGTGATACAGGAATCTTCACAGGACGTAGTCCTAAAGATAAATATTTTGTTGATCAAGCACCTTCAAATGAACATATTGCTTGGGGTGATATCAATGCTAAGATAGATAAAGAGATCTATGATGAACTCCTTGATCTTATATTAACTCAACTTTCTGGTAAGAACATTTATGTGACAGATGTTTATGCAGGAGCAAGTGCTGCAAGTAAACGTTCTGTACGTTTTGTCACTGAAGTGGCATGGCAGGCACACTTTGTTAAAAATATGTTCATCCGTCCTACCGAGTCTGAACTCGAAAGATTTGAACCAGACTTCACTGTCTATAATGCATGTAAAGCAGTAGATGAAAAGTATAAAGAACATGGATTGAATTCTGATGTTTTTGTAGTGTTTAATGTAGAAGAAAACGTGGGTATCATTGGTGGAACATGGTATGGCGGTGAGATGAAAAAAGGTATCTTCTCTATGATGAACTACTGGTTGCCACTTGAGGGTAAACTTTCTATGCACTGTTCTGCCAATGTAGGTAAAGAGGGTGATGTATGTCTATTCTTTGGACTTTCAGGTACAGGTAAAACAACGCTTTCCACAGATCCTCAAAGGGCACTTATCGGTGATGATGAACATGGTTGGGACAATCATGGTGTCTTTAACTTTGAAGGCGGATGTTACGCGAAAGTGATCAATCTTGATGAAAAATCCGAACCAGAGATCTATGGTGCGATTGTGAAAGATGCACTTTTGGAAAATGTTGTCGCGGATGATAATGGTGAGGTTGATTATACGGATGGTTCTAAAACAGAGAATACACGTGTTTCATATCCTATAGAACATATTGAAAATCATAAAAAAGACTTACAGGCAGGTCATCCAAATAACATTATCTTCCTTTCAGCGGATGCATTTGGTGTATTGCCTCCGGTAAGTAAACTGACCAAAGAACAGGCAATGTATTATTTCCTTAGCGGATATACAGCTAAAGTGGCTGGAACAGAGAGAGGTATTACTGAGCCAGTAGCAACATTCTCTGCATGTTTTGGTGAAGCATTCTTGCCATTGCACCCAACTGTCTATGCTAAACTTCTTGGTGAGAAGATAGATGAACATGGAGTAAATGTATACCTTGTAAATACGGGATGGACAGGTGGTCCTTACGGTACAGGTAAGCGTATGAGTATCAAAAATACGAGAGCATGTATCGATGGTATCTTGAGTGGTGCTATCTTAGATACTGAGTTTGAAACCCTTGATACCTTTAATCTTGCAATCCCTAAAACATTGGATGGTGTAGATACGGCTGTACTTAATCCGAGAAATACATGGGAAGACAAAGATGAGTATGACGCAATGTTAGCGAAGCTTGCTGGTATGTTCCAAGAGAATTTCCATCGTTATGATGGAAATGGTGACGAGTTTGACTTCGCATCTGCAGGTCCTCAACTATAA
- a CDS encoding SHOCT domain-containing protein, whose amino-acid sequence MITDQPCMWHGGGMWFFPMLMFIIMIIIFFVLVGRGRGGCRLPWWGPEGYYRKGEESDSALEMLKKRYANGEITKEEFEQMKKDILSQ is encoded by the coding sequence ATGATAACAGATCAACCGTGTATGTGGCATGGAGGGGGAATGTGGTTTTTCCCTATGCTTATGTTCATAATAATGATTATTATCTTCTTTGTACTTGTTGGACGTGGACGAGGCGGCTGTAGATTACCGTGGTGGGGTCCAGAAGGATATTACAGAAAAGGTGAAGAATCAGATTCAGCGTTAGAAATGTTGAAAAAGAGATATGCGAATGGAGAGATTACAAAGGAAGAGTTTGAACAGATGAAAAAGGATATCCTCAGCCAATAG
- a CDS encoding sodium ion-translocating decarboxylase subunit beta: MKLKHLLLSMMFAFTALTSTVQASVHEAPAAPAQEEQVYEPKSITQLLVSFFETTGLNAMVNPEEGVKNGHGDEMSLFAQSWGKLIMFTIIFILFYLAIAKGFEPLLLLPIAFGGLLANIPIANMTSDHGMLGIIYNMGIANEFFPLLIFMGVGAMTDFGPLLSNPKTALLGGAAQFGIFGSLVGAAALSQYTGMVDFTLKQSAAISIIGGADGPTSIFIASALAPELLGAIAVAAYSYMALVPVIQPPIMRALTNKEERQIVMKTTRKVNRLEKLIFPLIVIMMIALILPDAAPLMGSFALGNFAKESGVVDRLSNEMQNSLINIVTIFLGLGVGSKLASDSFLVAETMGIMIIGLLAFAAGTAAGVLMGKIMNKFSKEPINPLIGAAGVSAVPMAARVVSKVGSEEKPGNILLMHAMGPNVAGVIGSAVAAGVLLSIFK, from the coding sequence ATGAAGCTCAAACATCTTTTACTCTCGATGATGTTTGCTTTTACAGCACTCACATCAACAGTGCAAGCCAGTGTGCATGAAGCACCTGCTGCCCCAGCGCAAGAAGAACAAGTCTATGAACCTAAATCTATCACTCAACTTCTTGTAAGCTTTTTTGAAACGACAGGTCTCAATGCCATGGTAAACCCGGAAGAGGGTGTCAAAAATGGTCATGGTGATGAGATGAGTCTATTTGCCCAAAGTTGGGGTAAACTTATTATGTTTACTATCATCTTTATACTTTTCTATTTAGCTATTGCTAAAGGATTTGAACCACTTCTTCTTTTACCTATTGCTTTTGGTGGACTTCTGGCCAATATACCTATCGCTAATATGACAAGTGATCATGGAATGCTAGGTATTATCTACAATATGGGTATTGCTAACGAATTCTTTCCTCTACTGATCTTTATGGGTGTTGGAGCAATGACAGACTTCGGACCACTTCTTTCTAATCCTAAAACAGCACTTCTTGGTGGGGCTGCTCAGTTTGGAATCTTTGGCTCATTGGTTGGTGCCGCTGCACTTTCTCAGTATACTGGAATGGTAGACTTTACACTTAAGCAGTCTGCAGCGATCAGTATCATTGGTGGAGCGGATGGTCCTACATCTATATTTATCGCGTCAGCATTGGCACCGGAACTTCTTGGAGCTATCGCAGTTGCTGCGTATTCATATATGGCATTGGTTCCAGTGATCCAACCTCCGATAATGAGAGCCTTAACGAATAAAGAAGAGCGTCAGATCGTAATGAAGACAACAAGAAAAGTGAATAGACTTGAAAAGCTTATTTTCCCTCTAATCGTTATTATGATGATCGCATTGATCTTACCGGACGCAGCACCACTTATGGGTTCTTTTGCACTGGGTAACTTTGCAAAAGAGTCAGGCGTTGTTGATAGACTTTCAAATGAGATGCAAAACTCACTCATTAACATTGTAACTATCTTCCTTGGTCTTGGTGTGGGTTCTAAATTGGCTTCAGATTCGTTCTTGGTAGCTGAGACAATGGGTATTATGATCATTGGTCTTCTTGCATTCGCTGCAGGTACAGCGGCAGGTGTGCTCATGGGTAAAATTATGAACAAATTTTCTAAAGAACCTATCAATCCACTTATCGGTGCAGCAGGGGTTTCTGCAGTACCGATGGCAGCAAGGGTTGTAAGTAAAGTTGGTTCTGAAGAAAAACCGGGTAATATTCTGCTTATGCATGCCATGGGTCCAAACGTGGCTGGTGTTATCGGTTCAGCCGTAGCAGCAGGTGTACTACTTTCTATCTTTAAATAA
- a CDS encoding DUF6713 family protein, with protein MFDILLLTHELDAFSCHECRMFPFIHRLEERLGYQVFVILHTTSTGIDLLVYNARVRESSL; from the coding sequence ATTTTTGATATACTTCTATTAACTCATGAACTTGACGCCTTTTCTTGTCATGAATGTAGAATGTTTCCTTTTATCCACCGACTTGAAGAAAGACTTGGGTATCAGGTTTTTGTCATCCTTCATACTACTTCTACTGGTATTGATCTTTTGGTTTATAACGCACGCGTCAGAGAGTCTTCGTTATAG
- a CDS encoding phenylacetate--CoA ligase family protein, whose protein sequence is MNFSFIRTLGYWIGGIWTAWGGRKRIEAKQLKNLRNLIKKVRKKSPYFNKLYAHLPDTDLITLNDLPVTSKIDLMGDFDNWLTDRSLTLAQAREHMDSMDNLGVPMGQYAVFRTSGTSGEPAVIVIPSSVIEFIFGINLARFSKRQLQVELKLQKAGTNIVISGGNGHFAGAGFDKLRQNLTPPIPRKFTFIPAEQAIGETVKQLNETGQIAEILTYPSMLAILTKEQEVGRLEIEPKRIKVAGETFTPEFRKRVEKAFPSLEFGIMNSYACTECLFMAFECDCGRQHVPEDWVILEAVDENHQPVPDGELSTTALLTVLANDLQPFIRYDIGDRLRFYRDPCPCGSPFKSFQIEGRQATVVRVGNVTLSPLAFDLEHGSAQRIQLVQTSESVFEVRAELLNHAKPDQVFEQIIQSVNAVFSKNGLVDVKVVKSDAPPHLTASGKFHEVIPL, encoded by the coding sequence ATGAATTTCAGCTTTATTAGAACACTTGGATACTGGATTGGAGGTATTTGGACGGCTTGGGGAGGTCGTAAAAGAATAGAAGCCAAACAGCTTAAAAATCTTCGAAATCTTATAAAAAAGGTCCGTAAAAAATCGCCATATTTTAATAAACTTTATGCTCATTTGCCTGATACAGATCTTATTACACTAAACGATCTTCCAGTAACATCTAAGATTGACCTTATGGGTGATTTTGACAATTGGCTCACTGATCGATCTTTAACGCTTGCTCAAGCGAGAGAACATATGGACAGTATGGATAACCTTGGCGTTCCGATGGGTCAATATGCTGTCTTTCGAACGTCCGGAACTTCGGGTGAACCTGCCGTTATCGTTATTCCGTCATCAGTCATTGAGTTTATCTTTGGTATTAATTTGGCCCGCTTTTCTAAGAGGCAATTACAAGTGGAATTGAAACTTCAAAAAGCGGGTACTAATATTGTTATTTCGGGTGGGAATGGGCATTTTGCCGGTGCCGGTTTTGATAAACTTAGGCAAAACTTGACTCCACCAATTCCAAGAAAATTTACATTTATTCCAGCAGAACAAGCGATTGGAGAAACGGTTAAACAGCTCAATGAGACAGGACAAATAGCAGAAATACTTACTTATCCAAGCATGCTGGCAATTTTGACTAAAGAACAAGAAGTTGGCCGTTTAGAAATAGAACCTAAACGTATCAAAGTTGCCGGTGAAACATTCACACCTGAGTTTCGTAAACGCGTTGAAAAGGCATTCCCTTCACTTGAGTTTGGTATTATGAATAGTTATGCTTGTACAGAGTGTCTTTTTATGGCTTTTGAGTGCGATTGTGGCCGTCAACATGTACCTGAAGATTGGGTCATATTAGAAGCAGTCGATGAAAATCATCAACCTGTTCCTGATGGGGAATTATCGACAACGGCACTGTTAACAGTACTTGCCAATGATCTTCAGCCCTTTATTCGCTATGATATCGGTGATCGCTTGCGATTTTATCGCGACCCTTGTCCATGCGGCTCACCATTTAAAAGTTTTCAAATTGAGGGAAGACAAGCAACAGTAGTTCGAGTGGGAAATGTCACACTGTCACCTTTGGCTTTTGATTTAGAACATGGAAGTGCACAACGAATACAATTGGTTCAAACTTCAGAATCTGTTTTTGAAGTTCGGGCTGAGCTTTTAAATCATGCGAAACCTGACCAGGTTTTTGAGCAAATAATTCAATCAGTAAATGCAGTATTTTCAAAAAATGGACTGGTAGATGTAAAGGTTGTAAAGAGTGATGCTCCTCCTCATCTAACTGCAAGTGGTAAGTTTCATGAAGTGATCCCCCTTTAA
- a CDS encoding alpha/beta fold hydrolase, translated as MKNVRVDTFIKLPDKRCLAYTEYGDELGMPVFLLHGLPGSRLSWGMLPDNPFPDGLRIIAPDRPGYGRSHAKPGRTLTDLSDDIAILADALNIQSFAVVGVSGGGPGALASAWKLQERIHAVSIVASPAPTNAPGIFEGMSKTNHFFMKLAWYVPWLSNLNIRLLGIAIRHNPAHYIQSMKYKVHEVDQTLLKRPEIREILIKDFTEALGNGSQGMVDDMSANHGHPWGFPLGQIKARVHFWYGELDRSASPAMGKYLSSKVPNSEMTLVPGAGHLWVLVHLNKVLDDLKQTMETNQNLIK; from the coding sequence ATGAAGAATGTGAGAGTAGATACTTTTATTAAGTTACCCGATAAGCGTTGTCTAGCGTATACAGAGTACGGTGATGAACTGGGCATGCCAGTGTTTCTTCTTCATGGTCTTCCCGGATCTCGACTATCCTGGGGGATGCTGCCTGATAATCCTTTTCCGGATGGATTGCGTATTATTGCACCTGACAGGCCAGGCTACGGCCGATCACATGCCAAACCGGGTCGGACGCTAACGGATCTGTCCGATGACATCGCAATATTAGCAGATGCATTGAACATCCAAAGTTTTGCAGTAGTAGGTGTGTCTGGCGGTGGCCCTGGTGCACTTGCCTCTGCCTGGAAATTGCAAGAACGCATTCATGCCGTAAGTATTGTGGCCTCTCCCGCACCGACAAATGCACCCGGCATTTTCGAAGGTATGAGTAAAACGAACCATTTTTTTATGAAGCTAGCGTGGTATGTTCCCTGGCTGTCAAATTTAAATATCCGCTTGCTTGGCATTGCCATACGGCATAATCCTGCCCATTATATACAATCCATGAAATACAAAGTACATGAAGTTGATCAAACCCTACTCAAACGTCCGGAAATCCGAGAAATTCTCATTAAGGATTTTACAGAGGCTCTAGGTAATGGTTCCCAGGGAATGGTAGATGACATGTCAGCCAACCATGGCCATCCATGGGGATTCCCTTTAGGACAGATCAAAGCAAGAGTGCATTTTTGGTACGGTGAACTTGATCGCAGTGCTTCTCCTGCCATGGGAAAGTACCTTAGCAGTAAAGTACCAAACAGTGAAATGACGCTTGTACCAGGTGCAGGACATTTGTGGGTGCTTGTACATCTGAATAAAGTACTTGATGACCTGAAACAAACCATGGAGACTAATCAAAACCTTATAAAATAA
- a CDS encoding NADP-dependent isocitrate dehydrogenase yields MSKLPKIIWSKIDEAPALATYSLLPIVNAFTKEAGVEVVESDISLAGRVLAAMGLQEDELSKLGEVVLQPDGNVIKLPNISASVGQLKDCIAELQGQGYDIPNYPEDPANADEEAIKAKYDVCLGSAVNPVLREGNSDRRAAKAVKRFAQNNPHRLKAVDENCQAYVAHMGGNGDFFSHEKSVTLDKDQKVTIALNGKELTTIDALAGEVLDGTFMSIAALRAFYKQTIEDAKAKGLIWSLHLKATMMKISDPIMFGHAFEIFFADVFAKYADTFKELGVNPNMGMSDLEKKIAGHAQEAEIKAAFQAVVDSDAPKIAMVDSDKGETNFNASNDVIIDASMPVVVREGGKQWDRTGAAGETVAVVPDSTYAMFHEEMVADIVKNGQYDVSTMGAMQNIGLMAQKAEEYGSHPTTFELAEAGTVTVTGEDGVLMSFECDAGDIWRLARTKDIPIRDWVRLTVERTRIEGIPAVFWLDENRAHDAELIKKVNEYLKEYDTDGLDIRFMKVTDATRFTNEEIRKGNNVIAVTGNVLRDHLTDMYPILELGTSAKMLSIVPLIAGGGLFETGAGGSAPKHVDQFLAEGHLRWDSLGEFLALAESLRMIGQKHDDAKLAALTAALDVANQGYLDNNKAPGRKVGQPDNKASHFYVAQYWAEALANGSDAELAAKFAPVAKALKENEEKIMEELLAVEGKAQDVGGYFHPNDELAAKAMRPSATLNAIIDAI; encoded by the coding sequence ATGTCAAAGTTACCAAAAATCATATGGTCAAAAATCGATGAGGCGCCGGCACTGGCTACGTATTCATTACTACCAATCGTAAATGCTTTTACTAAAGAAGCAGGCGTTGAAGTTGTAGAGAGTGATATCTCTTTAGCAGGTCGTGTACTTGCTGCAATGGGTCTTCAAGAAGATGAACTCTCTAAACTAGGAGAAGTCGTACTTCAACCAGACGGGAACGTTATCAAACTTCCAAACATCTCTGCATCAGTAGGACAGTTAAAAGATTGTATCGCTGAGCTTCAAGGTCAAGGATATGATATCCCTAACTACCCTGAAGATCCTGCAAATGCTGATGAAGAAGCGATCAAAGCAAAATACGATGTATGTCTTGGTTCTGCAGTTAACCCGGTACTAAGAGAAGGTAACTCAGACAGAAGAGCGGCTAAAGCGGTAAAAAGATTTGCACAAAACAACCCACACAGACTAAAAGCAGTTGATGAAAACTGTCAAGCATATGTTGCTCATATGGGTGGAAACGGTGACTTCTTCTCACACGAAAAATCAGTCACACTTGATAAAGATCAAAAAGTAACTATCGCACTTAACGGTAAAGAGCTGACAACTATCGATGCACTTGCAGGTGAAGTACTTGATGGTACATTCATGTCAATTGCTGCACTTAGAGCATTCTATAAGCAGACAATCGAAGATGCAAAAGCAAAAGGTCTTATCTGGTCACTACATCTTAAAGCTACAATGATGAAGATCTCTGACCCAATCATGTTCGGTCACGCATTTGAAATCTTCTTTGCTGACGTATTTGCTAAATATGCAGATACTTTCAAAGAATTAGGTGTGAACCCTAACATGGGTATGTCTGACCTTGAGAAAAAGATCGCTGGTCACGCTCAAGAAGCTGAGATCAAAGCTGCATTCCAAGCAGTAGTTGATTCTGACGCTCCAAAAATTGCAATGGTTGACTCTGATAAAGGTGAAACTAACTTCAACGCATCTAACGATGTAATTATCGATGCTTCTATGCCTGTAGTGGTAAGAGAAGGTGGTAAGCAGTGGGATAGAACTGGTGCAGCTGGTGAAACTGTTGCTGTAGTTCCAGATTCAACTTATGCAATGTTCCACGAAGAAATGGTCGCTGATATCGTTAAAAACGGTCAGTACGATGTATCTACAATGGGTGCAATGCAAAATATCGGTCTAATGGCTCAAAAAGCTGAAGAGTACGGTTCTCATCCAACAACATTCGAACTAGCTGAAGCTGGTACAGTCACAGTAACTGGTGAAGATGGTGTACTTATGAGCTTTGAGTGTGATGCTGGAGATATCTGGAGACTTGCTAGAACTAAAGATATACCAATTAGAGACTGGGTAAGACTAACTGTTGAAAGAACTAGAATTGAAGGTATACCTGCAGTATTCTGGCTAGATGAGAATAGAGCACACGATGCTGAGCTTATCAAAAAAGTAAATGAGTATCTTAAAGAGTATGATACTGATGGTCTGGATATAAGATTCATGAAAGTAACAGATGCAACAAGATTCACAAATGAAGAGATCAGAAAAGGTAACAATGTCATCGCTGTAACCGGTAACGTACTAAGAGACCACTTGACTGATATGTACCCGATCTTGGAGCTTGGTACATCTGCTAAAATGCTTTCTATCGTTCCATTGATCGCCGGTGGTGGATTGTTTGAAACCGGTGCGGGTGGTTCAGCGCCTAAGCACGTAGACCAGTTCCTTGCTGAAGGTCACTTAAGATGGGATTCACTGGGTGAGTTCCTGGCATTGGCTGAGTCTTTGAGAATGATCGGTCAAAAACATGACGATGCAAAACTTGCTGCACTGACTGCTGCGCTTGACGTTGCAAACCAAGGGTACCTTGATAACAACAAAGCACCAGGAAGAAAAGTGGGTCAGCCAGATAACAAAGCGTCTCACTTCTATGTAGCGCAATACTGGGCAGAAGCACTTGCAAACGGTTCAGATGCAGAATTGGCTGCGAAGTTTGCTCCAGTGGCTAAAGCACTGAAAGAAAATGAAGAGAAGATCATGGAAGAGCTTCTTGCTGTTGAAGGTAAAGCTCAAGATGTTGGCGGATACTTCCACCCGAATGATGAGTTGGCTGCCAAAGCAATGAGACCATCTGCTACGCTTAATGCGATCATTGACGCTATCTAA
- a CDS encoding transglutaminase family protein, with the protein MKTEIKNLADYNNLIVKNKAIRLTKFYETVEDKIVALFYYVRDDIKFQFPVELDFVPASRTIKYGYGVCNNKTILFLALCKAIDIESRIHFSLIDKSIQRGLIRGFFYWIIPQKISHSWLEVKLNNTWFLIDSYINDAEYYTAAKKKLHQNGWKIGYSVACSKNASSIELDFKKEQFVQMDAVSDDHGVFDNPEDYFTSPHYKNRPNALSLFFYRILIGSVNERIKKMRYS; encoded by the coding sequence ATGAAAACAGAGATCAAAAATCTAGCTGATTACAACAATTTAATCGTTAAAAATAAGGCTATTCGATTAACGAAATTTTACGAGACAGTGGAGGATAAAATAGTTGCGCTTTTTTATTATGTGCGGGATGATATTAAATTTCAGTTTCCCGTCGAGCTTGACTTCGTTCCAGCATCTAGGACAATCAAATACGGCTATGGGGTATGCAACAATAAAACAATCCTCTTTCTGGCACTGTGTAAAGCTATTGATATTGAATCACGGATACATTTTTCCTTAATAGACAAGAGTATACAGCGAGGTTTGATCCGCGGTTTTTTCTACTGGATTATCCCTCAGAAAATTTCTCATAGTTGGTTAGAGGTTAAGCTTAACAATACATGGTTTCTCATTGATTCCTATATTAATGATGCCGAATACTACACAGCCGCAAAGAAGAAATTGCATCAAAACGGTTGGAAGATAGGCTACTCAGTAGCATGTTCGAAAAATGCCTCTAGTATCGAGCTTGATTTTAAAAAAGAGCAGTTCGTTCAGATGGATGCAGTAAGTGATGACCATGGTGTTTTTGACAACCCCGAGGATTATTTTACCTCACCTCATTACAAAAACAGACCGAATGCATTATCACTTTTTTTCTACAGAATATTGATCGGAAGTGTAAATGAGAGGATTAAAAAAATGCGTTACTCCTAG
- a CDS encoding SDR family oxidoreductase, producing MRDLKGKVAVITGAGSGIGRGLAVNLAKEGCSLALADVDETGLAETLKLLEDENIETRTYRVDVSDRERVYRFADEVIKDYGKVDIVINNAGVQLKETLEDVSYEDFDWLMGINLYGVIYGCKAFLPHLKKQSMANLVNISSVQGFFTNPNSGPYCTSKFAIRGFTLTLDQELKDSNVNVSCVYPGGVRTNIVKNERFYKTAQPEVSKEDEAVRFEKYVCWISPDKAAKIIIKGIKKNKPSILVGPDAYFYEFISRLIPMTWQKLMARF from the coding sequence ATGCGTGATCTAAAGGGTAAAGTAGCTGTTATTACCGGCGCAGGCTCCGGAATCGGACGGGGACTGGCTGTCAACCTGGCAAAAGAAGGCTGCTCTCTGGCTTTGGCCGATGTTGATGAAACAGGCCTAGCAGAAACTCTCAAACTGCTAGAAGATGAAAATATAGAGACCAGAACATACCGGGTAGATGTTTCCGACCGAGAACGTGTCTATCGTTTTGCCGATGAAGTGATCAAAGACTATGGCAAGGTAGATATTGTTATCAACAATGCAGGTGTACAATTGAAAGAGACGCTAGAAGATGTCTCTTATGAAGATTTCGATTGGTTGATGGGTATCAACCTTTACGGTGTCATATACGGCTGTAAAGCGTTCCTTCCACATTTGAAAAAACAATCTATGGCCAACCTTGTTAACATCTCAAGCGTACAAGGCTTCTTTACTAACCCCAACAGTGGGCCATACTGTACCAGTAAATTCGCTATACGGGGATTTACTCTGACCCTGGACCAGGAGCTAAAGGATTCAAACGTCAATGTCTCATGTGTCTATCCGGGTGGAGTTCGAACTAATATAGTGAAAAACGAAAGGTTCTATAAGACAGCGCAGCCAGAAGTATCCAAAGAAGATGAAGCAGTGAGGTTTGAAAAATATGTATGCTGGATCTCGCCAGACAAAGCAGCTAAGATAATCATCAAAGGTATTAAGAAAAATAAACCTAGTATCTTGGTAGGACCGGATGCCTATTTTTACGAGTTCATCAGTCGTCTTATACCTATGACCTGGCAAAAATTAATGGCCAGGTTTTAA
- a CDS encoding enoyl-CoA hydratase/isomerase family protein: MDRWPWLERIALKNTKKRSNGEQSIFYWTRCLQLLENFPQPVIAAINGLALGGGCEISLCCDFRYMADGDNYRIGLPEVLLGITPGGTGTPLRLPRIIGEGRAMEMLMTGGIYPPSRAEAMGLINQVLAPDELMPVVMKLAKKLSRGAPIAQACIRTSVRKGSRMAWSQGQVLEMAGALTAMNSEDAGRGMEAYVTRVASQFKGVEPEKRFELYDDLNTGNLTDFKGE, translated from the coding sequence ATGGATCGATGGCCCTGGCTTGAACGTATTGCCCTAAAAAACACAAAAAAGCGTTCCAATGGAGAACAGAGCATTTTTTATTGGACCCGTTGCCTGCAGCTCCTCGAGAACTTCCCACAACCTGTAATTGCAGCGATCAATGGCTTGGCTCTTGGCGGTGGTTGTGAGATTTCTCTTTGCTGTGATTTTCGATATATGGCCGATGGTGATAACTACCGTATAGGACTACCAGAAGTATTGCTGGGTATTACTCCTGGAGGAACAGGCACACCGCTACGGCTCCCACGTATCATTGGAGAAGGTAGAGCAATGGAAATGCTCATGACCGGTGGGATCTATCCTCCATCTAGAGCAGAAGCCATGGGTCTTATCAACCAGGTTCTTGCCCCTGATGAATTAATGCCCGTTGTCATGAAACTGGCCAAAAAACTCTCACGAGGAGCACCCATAGCACAAGCATGTATTCGTACTTCAGTACGAAAAGGCAGCCGGATGGCCTGGTCTCAGGGGCAAGTATTGGAAATGGCCGGGGCACTTACAGCGATGAATTCTGAAGATGCGGGCCGGGGTATGGAAGCCTATGTGACCCGCGTCGCTTCCCAATTTAAAGGTGTGGAACCAGAAAAACGGTTTGAACTCTATGATGATCTTAATACGGGTAATTTGACAGACTTCAAAGGAGAATAG